The Candidatus Deferrimicrobium sp. region CCGCATGGTGCACGACATGTACCTGGCCCAGGTGAAGAAGCCGGGGGAGTCCAGGTACCCGTGGGATTACTATCACATCCGGCAGGTGATTCCGGCGGACCAGGCGTTCATGCCGTTGTCCAAGAGCATGTGCCCGCTCGTGAAGAAGTAAGGCGAACCGGGCAGGGCGGAGGCCTTGGCTTCCGCCCCGCACTTTCGCGGAGAAGGTCCCCGCAAACAGGCTACGGGAGGAGAACGTTTCCGTGACCGGGATATTCGGTGTGTCGATTCAGGGCTTGTTCGGCCAGCTGCTGGTCGGACTGCTCAATGGCTCTTTCTATGCCATCCTCAGCCTTGGGCTGGCGATTATCTTCGGCCTTCTCAACATCATCAATTTCGCCCACGGCGCCCAGTACATGATGGGCGCGTTCCTGGCCTGGATCGGGATGACCTACCTCGGCGTCAGCTACTGGTGGGCGTTGCTGCTTTCACCGCTGTTGGTCGGAGCGTTCGGCATGCTCCTCGAGCGCGGCATGCTGAAAAGGCTTTACAAGTTGGATCACCTCTACGGGCTGCTCCTCACGTTCGGCCTGGCGCTGATCGTCGAAGGCCTCTTTCGTTACCGGTTCGGCATCTCGGGCGAAAGCTATCCGGTGACCGAACTGCTGGAGGGCGGGGAGAATCTCGGCTTCATGTTCCTGCCGAAGTACCGTGTCTGGGTCGTGGTGGCCTCATTGGTCGTATGCTTCGGCACATGGTATGTCATCGAGCGCACCAAGCTGGGTTCCTATCTGCGGGCCGGGACAGAAAACCCGGAGCTTCTGCAGGCGTTCGGGATCAACGTCCCGCTGATGATCACGCTGACCTATGGGTACGGCGTGGCGCTGGCCGCGTTCGCCGGTGTCCTGGCGGCGCCGATTTTCAACGTGAATCCGGTGATGGGGTCGAATCTCATCATCACCGTGTTCGCGGTCGTGGTGGTCGGCGGGATGGGTTCGATCTTGGGTTCCATCGTGACCGGCATCGGGCTCGGGCTGATCGAGGGGATCGTCAAGTCCGGGATGATCGCCAACCTGCTCAGCGCGGCGTTCGATTCGGTGCCCGTGGCGGGATCCATCGTCTATCCGATCAAGCTTCTGTTTTCCCCCGAGGCATCGGCGGTGACCATCTTCGTGATCATGGCCATCGTTCTGCTGGTGCGGCCGGCGGGCCTGTTCGGCAGGGAGCGGTAAGGCATGCCCACGGAAAAAATGAATGCCATCGCCTGGGGACTGCTCGTCGTGGGCGGCATCGCGGCCCCTTTCCTCGTGTACCCGGTGTTTGCGATGAAGATCCTGTGTTTCGCGCTGTTCGCGTGCGCGTTCAACCTTCTCCTTGGCTACACCGGCCTGCTTTCCTTCGGGCATGCGGCTTTCCTCGGCACCGCGGGGTACGTCACGGGCCACACCGTCAAGGCCCTTGGGTTCCAGCCCGAGCTTGGAATCCTGGCCGGCACCGCAGCGGCTGCGGCGCTCGGCTACGTCATCGGGAGCCTTGCGATACGGCGCTCGGGGATCTACTTCGCGATGATTACCTTGGCATTGGCGCAAATGGTGTACTTCATGTCGCTGCAGATCCCCTTCACGGGAGGGGAGGACGGATTGCAAGGGGTGCCTCGCGGCAAGCTGTTCGGCATGATCGACCTGATGCAACCCCTGTATATGTACTACTTCGTGTTCGCGATCTTCCTGTCGGGGTTCTGGGTCATCTACCGGACGATCCATTCTCCGTTCGGCCAGGTGCTCAAGGCGATCCGGGAAAACGAGCCGAGAGCGATTTCCCTGGGCTATGACGTCGAAAAATATAAATTGACGGCCTTTGTCCTCTCGGCAGCCCTATCGGGTCTGGCGGGGGCGGCCAAGACCCTGGTGTTCCAGCTGGCATCCCTCACCGATGTGCACTGGTACACGTCGGGAGAAGTGGTGCTGATGACCCTGTTGGGCGGGATGGGGACGGTTTTCGGGCCCGTCATCGGGGCGATCGTCGTGGTCGGCCTGCAGAACTATGGCGCGAATATCGGTGAATGGGTGATCGTGATCACCGGCACGATTTTCGTCATCTGCGTGCTGGCGTTTCGTCGCGGAATCGTGGGCGAGATCGCGGTGTTGTTCAAGAAATGAATCCTGCCGCCGCGGGAAGGACGGGAACGGGTCAGCCCGTTTTGCGGAAACCCGCAGCCCGGACCTCGGGCGTCACCTGATCGGCGTACTGGGCGAAGTTCTCGTGGAACATCCCGGCGAGCTTCCGGGCCGTCCGGTCATACGCCGCGCGATTCTTCCACGTCGACCTCGGGTCCAGGACCTCGGGCGGCACGTCCGGGCAGCTCGCGGGCATGCGCAATCCGAAGACCGGATCCACCCGCATTTCGGCGTTGTCCAGTTTCCCGGAAAGCGCGGCCCGGAGGATCGCCTTGGTGTGACCGATCTCCATCCGATGCCCCGTTCCGTAAGGACCGCCGGTCCAGCCTGTGTTGACCAGCCAGACCTTGACGCGGTGCGTGGAGACCTTTTGCCCGAGGAGATTCGCGTAGACGGAAGGGTGGAGCGCCATGAACGGCCCACCGAAACAGGTGCTGAACGTGGCCTGCGGTTCCACGACCCCCCGCTCGGTCCCGGCCACCTTGGCCGTATAGCCGGAGAGGAAGTGGTACATCGCCTGGTCGGTCGTCATCGAGGAGATCGGCGGAAGTACCCCGAAGGCGTCCGCCGTCAGCATCACGATATGCTTCGGGTGGCCGACGGCACCGCGGGGGGCGACCCGCGGGATGGAGGAGAGCGGGTAGGAGGCACGGGTGTTTTCCGTGAGTGTCGCGTCGTTCAGGTCGATCTGCCGCCCCTCGATGTCCATCCCCACGTTTTCGAGAATCGTCCCGAACATCCCGGTCGTCCGGTGGATCTCCGGCTCCATCCCGGGGGAGAGATTGATCACCTTGGCGTAGCAGCCCCCCTCGAAGTTGAAAACGCCGCGATCGCTCCAGCCGTGCTCGTCGTCGCCCACCAGCGTCCGCTCCGGGTCGGCGGAGAGGGTCGTCTTTCCCGTTCCCGAGAGGCCGAAGAGGACCGCCACGTCCTGGTCGTCGCGCCCGTAGCTGGCCGCGCAGTGCATCGGCAGGACGCCCGCCGCGGGGAGAAGGTAATTCATCACGGTGAAGATCGATTTCTTGATCTCCCCCGCGTACAGGGAGCCGCCGATCAGCACTTCCTTGCGTCCGAAATGGATCAGGATGAAGACCTCGCTCCGCGTCCCGTCCATTTCGGGGCGGGAGTGGAAGCCGGGGGCGCTGATGACGGTGAATTCGGGGACGTGGCCCCGAAGCGCATCCCGGTGCACGGGGAGGAACATGTTCCGGGCGAACAGTGCGTGCCACGCCATCTCGGTGATGACGCGGATCGGGAGCCGGTGCGATTCGTCCGCGCCCACGTGGCAATCCTGGACGAAGAGCTCCCTCCCCTCGAGA contains the following coding sequences:
- a CDS encoding branched-chain amino acid ABC transporter permease codes for the protein MTGIFGVSIQGLFGQLLVGLLNGSFYAILSLGLAIIFGLLNIINFAHGAQYMMGAFLAWIGMTYLGVSYWWALLLSPLLVGAFGMLLERGMLKRLYKLDHLYGLLLTFGLALIVEGLFRYRFGISGESYPVTELLEGGENLGFMFLPKYRVWVVVASLVVCFGTWYVIERTKLGSYLRAGTENPELLQAFGINVPLMITLTYGYGVALAAFAGVLAAPIFNVNPVMGSNLIITVFAVVVVGGMGSILGSIVTGIGLGLIEGIVKSGMIANLLSAAFDSVPVAGSIVYPIKLLFSPEASAVTIFVIMAIVLLVRPAGLFGRER
- a CDS encoding branched-chain amino acid ABC transporter permease, with amino-acid sequence MPTEKMNAIAWGLLVVGGIAAPFLVYPVFAMKILCFALFACAFNLLLGYTGLLSFGHAAFLGTAGYVTGHTVKALGFQPELGILAGTAAAAALGYVIGSLAIRRSGIYFAMITLALAQMVYFMSLQIPFTGGEDGLQGVPRGKLFGMIDLMQPLYMYYFVFAIFLSGFWVIYRTIHSPFGQVLKAIRENEPRAISLGYDVEKYKLTAFVLSAALSGLAGAAKTLVFQLASLTDVHWYTSGEVVLMTLLGGMGTVFGPVIGAIVVVGLQNYGANIGEWVIVITGTIFVICVLAFRRGIVGEIAVLFKK
- the pckA gene encoding phosphoenolpyruvate carboxykinase (ATP) yields the protein MSRHLNGNRADDLSFHGIRKAEAVWWNLSRSALLEQALRRREGHLAAAGPLVVRTGEYTGRSPNDRFFVREPGSDESIHWGTTNRPFDAAKYEALRARLFAYLEGRELFVQDCHVGADESHRLPIRVITEMAWHALFARNMFLPVHRDALRGHVPEFTVISAPGFHSRPEMDGTRSEVFILIHFGRKEVLIGGSLYAGEIKKSIFTVMNYLLPAAGVLPMHCAASYGRDDQDVAVLFGLSGTGKTTLSADPERTLVGDDEHGWSDRGVFNFEGGCYAKVINLSPGMEPEIHRTTGMFGTILENVGMDIEGRQIDLNDATLTENTRASYPLSSIPRVAPRGAVGHPKHIVMLTADAFGVLPPISSMTTDQAMYHFLSGYTAKVAGTERGVVEPQATFSTCFGGPFMALHPSVYANLLGQKVSTHRVKVWLVNTGWTGGPYGTGHRMEIGHTKAILRAALSGKLDNAEMRVDPVFGLRMPASCPDVPPEVLDPRSTWKNRAAYDRTARKLAGMFHENFAQYADQVTPEVRAAGFRKTG